GGCTCTTATGAGAGATTTAATGGGCCCAGGCAATGGAGATTGGAAATTTAGAGAACACGCCACCACTGACCTCTATAGCTGCTTGTAAGTTTAGAATGTTTGAGAAGCAATTACTTTAAGTCATGTTTTAGCGGGGTTCTAACTAAACCCCTTGGCATACAGCCAAGATCTGCActattagtaaaaaaagaagttttatttgGTAAAAATGATCGAGCAGAATCTTTTGTAGATGTGCAATGTTTTGGGACTTTCAAGTAATATTCCTATCAGTGATCAATCAGAGCTCTACAACTCTTCCATAACAGTGATTTTACAGCTATGTAAGCCTTGCAGTTAGTTTGGCACAGGTCCCACAGGCTTTTCCAGAATGTGTAGTATTATACAATCCAGGTGTCATATCCTTACCCAACCTATGTAGAGGAACAAGACTGACAACTCCCAAGTAAAAGCTAGTTACAAAACGCAATGTTTTGTAACCAGAGGCTTAAGTAAGTGGCAACATTTGCTCGCAGCTAGGTATTTTCGGAACAAACTGTGTTGCTTTTTTCCTGATTTGGGTGACTAACACCTCTCCCTTCTCCAACATATAAGAGACGTTTTGTAATCTACATAGGTGCACTGGGAAGGGCTGGCAGCAATGTTTAAGACAAAACTGCAGAGTCTACATCAATTCACAAGCTCAACAGGTAACCCCCTCCTCCccgaataatacattttacaaggtCAGATTTTATCCGTAGTACCCAATCATCAGCAAGACCCTATTTTTATAATTGCATTTGCATGAGAGCCAGGCAACCAGCATATTCTTCGTGATATGGTGTCAAACCAGGGGCAAGGCCTGGATTCCCCTTTAAGTCTGAGCCTTTCTAAGAAGTAGATTTCATGCTGCATTTTCCAGCATGGCTCAGAGCTCCTTTTCCCTCAGCTTATGGTGCAGGATCGGTCACACATGATTTGCAGTAATACCAGCTTAGGTGGCAGAGAAGGTGGGGGGGGGCACGCACTTACCCTGGCATACAAAACGAACGTTCTCTTCGTGTGCCGGTGTGTACACTTCCTCCTCTGCAGGGGGGGTAACACTCGGGGTGCGTTTGCCGTTTACCCGATTAAAGACGAGTTTGGGAGCAACACTGCTGTTGACAAATAGAAAGATATTAGAAACTATGGAGATGTCTGGTTTAATAtctctaaataaaattaaaaaacaaatgtgtccTTGTTTATTGAAAGTGGAAGGGCTGCCAAAAGGTAAATCAACTGATCTCCCACACCAAACACTCCAGTTCTATGCCCATCCAGCTTGGTCACTGTGGAGGTGACATGAAGGAGGCGCTTGTGTACATTCAGACTTGTCGGGTAGAGTGCCCCCCGGGAGCTGAGAGACCTGGGGTGATCCATCATGCAAATCTTAGTAGTCCAGAGTTACCCCTTCCATCCCTTATGGCTAGCAATGTTATCCAACGCTATTGTATTAGTTGCGCTTGACCCACCCGAGCTATCCATACTCTGAGATTTCCCCAATGTTCTAAACCCTCCTCCCTACTTTTTACTAAAACATGATGCTGGCACCCTCCATTTTTTAGCAAGTTCCCATCTCCATGAAAAAACTTCAAAGATAAGGACATGGCACTACTCAAGGTGGGTATTCAGATGATGGTGATACCCATGGAAAATGCTGGCTTTGATCAGGGTATTGTTAATGGACAATGCATGCCAGCAAGGTACAGCACTGATGGTCTGCTTTAATGGAGTTTTCTACAGGTTGAAAACTCAGCGGAACAAATTTGTTGTCATCCCAGCAGCACGGTGgcgcagtggttagcactctggtgccaatcttggccaggatactatctgcatggagtttgcaggttctcctttaGATACTccacagtttcctcccacattccaaaaaacatgtagtaaGGTCATCTTCTCCagagttgaccttagactgtattaaaatgtatatgaatgagttagggatattagattgtgagctcctttgagggacagctagtgacatgactatggactttgtacagcacggTGTAaaataatggcgctatataaatactgtgtaataataataatcatcatcccATATGAGGATGTGCCTAAGCAAGGTTTGTCAGAATCTCAAAGTCTTGTCccctattattaaacaggatttatatagcgccaacatattttacagcgctgtacattagttaggggttacaaatgacaaacagatacagacagtgacacaggaggatgaggaccctgccccgaagagcttacaatctagtaggtgggggaattaacccTTGTCCAGGTTATAATAGAACTACTGTAATCAGAAAATACAATCACTGCCATGCTCTCCTTCTGTACAGGACGATTCTCAGGCGGTCATTATGATCCACTTGCTTAAGAACTAAGCATTCACCCAACCTGTATGCTTGTGGCAGGTCAAAGGATTGACAGCAGAAGCAAGCCGGCATATTCAGAAGCAGCTTTTACATTTGTCTCAGTACCGGTTATTAAAGATCAGACATTGTGCAACCCAAATGACACGATACTTTACACAACAAGTCCTTGGATGGCAGATCAAAGCAGACTTCAAGGATAGCCCCCAATTTTGTGCAACAAGGGTGACCAGAATAAAAAGTCTTATCAGTGACCCAAATTTGACTTTTACATCAGAGCAAAAATTGTGCAAACGCTCGCTTTCTGTATTTGGCTTGGCGTAGTATATTTCACCCTCTACACAGCTTTTTATATCCACGGCTAATAGTATTTCAAGGCTTGTAGCATGGGCATCTAAAGGATCTCATCATCCCTAGACAATATGACCACCTGGTCCCGGGGGATTCAACAAAAACCAGAGCAGACTCATTATTTCCAGATGTCCATCTTCTCTTAGGTGATGGACATTTCCCGAGATTGAACTCTATGAGGACTCTGCTATTGTACTACAGTTCATGTTATATGGCAAAATGCTCCCTTCCCATGcaccattttttgtatttaatcttTACACCCGCTTGCCCTATGGGCTTCTGGTTATTTAGTAGTTTCAGCTTTACATGATTGTTTAGTCTAATTTATACATATTTGCTAATAAACATTTTCCAAGCTTTAAAATGCCTTATAAACCTAGCAATTTGAAGTCTTTAGCAACAACACCGCCCAACAAGATATTCTGTATCATTCCCAAATTCATAGCCAATTTACCAAAGATAGCAATATAAATAGATCACTGGAAcacaaatctcaaaaaaaaaaaaaaaaagtttactatctGTGTATCAAAGCAGCCAGATTCTACAATCTCCAATTCCACTTTCAAACTTGTATCACTATGCTAGATTTTCCATTACTGTATTGGAGCCATTGCAGCCAGAACCCGGTCGCTATTTTTATGGGTTAGAAAGTGAAAGGAAGCTTGGGATTAGCTGCTATGGCCAACACCTCCACTGTAAGGACAAAGCAGTCTAATGACCAACAAAGAATGTGAGCAAGGATACATAGAGAAATGGCAACCTGTATAATCTAACATCATTTTTAGCTCCCAGGAGCCCCCTGCTAAGATGAACTACATGTCTTTGTGCATTAACATTGTTGTAGTATGTTTTAatagaaaagaatttaaaaaattgcataattAGAGCATTAATATCtagatgtattattttacaatgcTCCCCTGCTCTATACAACGATAGTAtcaaataaaaccaataataaaacCATTACATTGGGTTCTCTCAAACttgtggtcagtggagaaaatgCCTTATACATTGATGATCATTGTAGAAGTGACCCTTCTTATTGGAGGTCAATGGGAACCCCCCCCTCTTATTGAAGATAAATaggaaccccccccccatatattgGCATTCCAATGTAAGTTGGCATTCAGTCTCCTGCTGTTTAAGAAAACCCCTAACCTAACCTACAGGCATCCTTCCCACCTTGTCCATAGACGTATAGGCTGAATACAATTGGATTGCAGCAATCATATAGAGTCCAATTCTAAAAACCCAATGAGGTTGGTGATTGGAGGAGTTAGATAACCTTCCATTTAATCAGTGCCAAGGCAAATCTATGGCAAAGGGAATGACAATGGGCGTCTATGTGCAGATTTTTAGAATGGCGATCAAAGTCCTCAATGATTTTACACATTTCCTGCGGTGTGAACATTGCCCATCAAGACATAAACCGGAATGTTAAAAACTAACCGGCGTGAccagtttaaagcagaaatacGTTCTCCTGACCAGGAGGCGGTAACAGGGTCATCTGGCCGGGGAATGTTTTCTCAAGAACACAGACCATAGCGTGGTACAAACTGGACTAAGCAGCAAAGCTGGAAGCTCTACAATACCAATTGCCAGGCTGTCTCTGCTTTCAACACATATAAagtcaatgacctggaacaagcacatAGTTTAGCATGTCACTGATTGTCAAGTTTTGAAGCCAAGCAGCTAGCATTTCCTGGGAGGTCATGAATAGCAAGCTATATAATCATTCAGTGCACTAGCCCTTCCTGGCACATTCACTCTCATTgattctatttaaaatacagcgctgcataatatgttggtgctatatatatctgttttttttattattattaagagtAGGTCAAACCAGAGAAGCCTATGTAAACTAGCGCTTGTTCTGATTGACCGCCCTGTGTTTTGggtatatgaaataaatacagtCAGGGTACTGCGGTTACACATCAGCATTATGAAGCAACAATCAAAGGGGCCACAATAAATTTTGCAAGCGAGCAACATTCAGGAGCAAGGGCAATGAAGGGTTAACAGTCTCCAGCCCCTGCCTGCCCCTCCCCTGGACACACCCCCTCCTACACATGTGACAGTGACAGTCTGCACATGGTAACCTCTATACAAGGTCATGCTGCGCACTGCCTTTCACCTCAGTCACCGCTCCTAGGATTTTactaaacagggtttatatagcgccaacatattacgcagcgctgtacaataaatggaggttgcaaatgacagaaagatacaggaggataggaccctgccccaaagagcttacaatctaagaggcggtggaagtaacacacaatagtaggggatgGAAAGTCAGTGTGCCCGCTATGATCTTCTACCCAGGGGGCACAGCACCCCACCATGCCAGCATTTACTGACCTTGAATGGGAGTCCCAGCCGTTGGAAGAATTGTTGGTCAGCAGCTGCTGCTTGATTTTCAGCTCCTGCAGCTTGGTGTCAATCTGCTGCTTGGGACCTGCAAAGAGATCAGGATTAGGAATGACcgccatttattttataatggttATAAGGGGTGCACAGGTCAGCTAAAACCTCCTTGTACCCCATTGTTAGCCAGAAATCAGGACTGGGGTCCTATAGAGATAATCCCCAGGCCCCATAGGGGTGCAGTATATACACACTTTGGTATTAGATCTGGGGGACCACATGGCTGCTGATtccaaaaaataccattttatgcTGTTGTCACAAATAAAAAGCAATCCTAGGAAATACTACTGGGGGTGCAGCAAGCACTCACATGGAGCTCTATAGAGATCACTGACCCCTGCACACACAAGGTTACCTGTTCTCCTTTGGGTGGTTAGCTTGCTGGGTCCTCGGGTAATGGTGTACATGACGGGGAGGGAGGGGGATCCGGTGTTGGGTTAGATGCCCCCTATTACCTGTAGGATCAGCTGCAAGCACACTCTGACTTTTGACTGCTGCAGCTGGCGCTTTAAGAAGGCATGTGCAGGAGGACACGCCCCCTGGTGCTTCTTAAAGAGCCAGCGACACTTTTTGTTCTTGTGTAATGAGGAGGGAATCTAGGCTGCAGGGCAATGTGCTCAATGATCTGCACATGATAGattatattctattattatttatctttttacatttatgtatagttttttatttatattattattatattcattatttattttttaaagaagggtATGAATAggaggactacaagtcccagcatgctctcacctcctagattgtagggtcctctcctcctcctgtgtcactgtctgtatttgtctatcacttgcaacccctatttaatgtacagcgctgcgtaatatgttggtgctaaataaatcctgtttattaataataataataatatgaatgctCTCCTAGCAATAgataattaatattatcaataagcaggatttttatagcgccaacatattacgcagcgctgtacattaaatagtggttgcaagtGATAGACaaatacagccagtgacacaggaggaggataggaccctgccccaaagagcttacaatctaggaggtagatTGAAATATTTTCAGATTGTATGCTAATGTTGTGGCATGTCCAAAACATTAAATTTATGCCCCATTCATAGAAATAATTTGTGTTGTATGGCACAACAGTGAACAGCCTAATCAGTAAAAGATAGAGTTTGATTACCCAAtcgatttttttttaactaaatgatCTGATCACCAACCTTATCAAATACAAATGAGAACTCCGATCTCGCCCAATGGGTTTCTCACATGCTGCGCACCCTGGCCAAGGTTTTAACAAGGGTGTTCTGACCTGCACTTTAATGATCAGCGCTTTTTGCAAATAATGCCGTGCACAATTtagtttattacaataaaaaatgcatcaaaatataAATCCATCAAATTGCACACAATGGAGTCCACTGGCACCAACTTTATATTCAAGTTTTCTAGTTTGAATCAACAACGCCATTGTTAAGCTTATCAGCATTGAATAAAAGGGACATTTCCAAGGTCACATCTCCCAAACTTTGGAAAGTCCTGTAAAGGAGATTCCAAGGTCACAAGGATGGGCCATGCCTGCTGCAGAGATCCAACTTGGGTGAACTATTGCCATGTCAAAGGTCATCCCTCTCCCTTGGAATTTGTAGTTCCACAACTGCCCCAGGCAAATCACCTCCGCTCTACAAAGACTTTGTTGATTATCTGACGTTGTATTGATCTAGCAAATAAAAACGGCTGTGTCTGCATCAAACTCCTGCTGGATCATCTGCTGCTATAACGTGTGTTTAACAGCAACAACAACGTGACCTTATTTAGCGTCTGGACCTGATTTATATGAGGGGGTGCCATGTGCCCAGACCTCACCTTAGTTTTTTTTCAGGGATTTTGGATTTATTGATTGTAGAAGGAATCAGAACTCAATAATCTTTAAAATCGAGCAGCCCGGAGTTCTTCTTTACATTTACACTTATTTGCCCTCACGGAATATATTATTATAGGTGGAGGTTCAGCATTCCTCTGCTGCAGCCAAAAACAACATATTGCCTGGATTCCATCGTTAGAGGTGCCAAGACAATAAATAATTCCCAGGTAGATCAAAGAGCAGGAGGTGCAGCCAGGACCGCCCTCGCCATGCTGCTCCGATCACCTTTACTAGTACTTAAAATGTAATGAGATTGTATCTGTTAGTCACATGACACATTGGGTCTTCATCTTTGCCCTCTTATCCTCCTTTTCTAATGCATCACTATGTCAATGCAGCTCTCTGCAGTAATAGGGGGCGCTATGGAGCTCCCTCTATAAAGGATGAGGCCATGACACCCTGCATGTGTGGACTGATACTGGATGTCATTCATAttagaagactgaggacatctggtggtgaaAAGGCAGTACTGCATGGACAGTTCCAGAtcaaaggtaagtattgcagcttTAGATCCCCTTTAAATGAAAGCAAACTGGGCTTGAAATATGTAGCGAATGGTTATatcaagtttaatttttttatattttcttatgcTGTTTATGACCCATGAATATTTCGCTACAGTTCAACATGTGACCACATTGGAagat
The Pyxicephalus adspersus chromosome 7, UCB_Pads_2.0, whole genome shotgun sequence genome window above contains:
- the MCRIP2 gene encoding MAPK regulated corepressor interacting protein 2 isoform X1 — protein: MYTITRGPSKLTTQRRTGPKQQIDTKLQELKIKQQLLTNNSSNGWDSHSSSVAPKLVFNRVNGKRTPSVTPPAEEEVYTPAHEENVRFVCQAWQEVQHQLEKPGLNGSGPQQYQDQTTDSSLKNFVPIDLEEWWAERFLANIENCA
- the MCRIP2 gene encoding MAPK regulated corepressor interacting protein 2 isoform X2, producing the protein MYTITRGPSKLTTQRRTGPKQQIDTKLQELKIKQQLLTNNSSNGWDSHSSVAPKLVFNRVNGKRTPSVTPPAEEEVYTPAHEENVRFVCQAWQEVQHQLEKPGLNGSGPQQYQDQTTDSSLKNFVPIDLEEWWAERFLANIENCA